A single region of the Polyodon spathula isolate WHYD16114869_AA chromosome 12, ASM1765450v1, whole genome shotgun sequence genome encodes:
- the LOC121324418 gene encoding MAGUK p55 subfamily member 5-like isoform X1: protein MNGHMKEDSNTEVKNAELSEPLRHREMAVDCPEELGCRTIPVRRSAQLERIRQQQEDMRRRREEEERKQELDVNASMRLKKLSQNPKIGIDNPTFDPVEGYVPEGPSNLAKVLELDDLLSSLKQIQHSLADSQSQEDISVVLQLVQNADFQNAFRVHNSVAVNMSKASPPYPLAANAQDLSQEVQNIFRTSLQKDGQELNSLLTTPHLQALMLAHDRVAEQEMQPQTVAEMPQDCTYQTMTQYGGEMVKIVRIEKARDVPLGATVRNDVDSVIISRIVKGGTAEKSGLLHEGDEVLEINGIEIRGKDVNEVFDILADMHGTLTFVLIPSQQNKAPPARETVVHVKSHFDYDPSDDPYVPCRELGLSFQKGDILHIISQEDPNWWQAYRDGDEDNQPLAGLVPGKSFQQQREAMKQTIEEDKEPEKSGKLWCAKKNKKKRKKVLYNCNKNDDLDNEEILTYEEMALYHQPANRKRPIALIGPPNCGQNELRQRLMSNEADRFAAAVPHTTRNRRDNEVNGRDYHFVSRQVFETDVAAGKFIESGEFEKNLYGSSTDSVRQVINSSKICLLNLHTQSLKVLRSSDLKPYIIFIAPPSQERLRALLTKEGKNPKPDELRDIIEKAREMEQNYGHYFDAAIVNTDQDKAYQELLRLINKLDTEPQWVPSSWLR from the exons ATGAACGGGCACATGAAGGAGGACTCTAACACAGAGGTGAAGAACGCGGAGCTGAGTGAACCCCTGCGGCACCGCGAGATGGCGGTGGACTGTCCAGAGGAGCTGGGCTGCAGGACCATCCCTGTGAGGCGCAGCGCCCAGCTCGAGAGGATCCGCCAGCAGCAAGAAGACATGCGGAGGAGGCGCGAGGAGGAGGAGCGCAAACAGGAGCTGGACGTCAATGCCTCAATGAGGCTCAAGAAGCTGTCCCAGAACCCCAAGATCGGCATCGACAACCCCACCTTCGACCCTGTCGAGGGATATGTACCCGAGGGGCCCAGCAACCTGGCCAAGGTCTTGG AGCTAGATGACCTCCTGTCTTCGCTGAAGCAGATCCAGCATAGTCTGGCGGACTCTCAGAGCCAGGAAGATATCTCTGTCGTCTTGCAGCTTGTCCAAAATGCAGATTTTCAGAATGCCTTCAGGGTGCACAATTCGGTGGCAGTCAACATGAGCAAAGCCAGCCCTCCCTACCCGCTGGCGGCCAATGCACAAGATTTATCCCAGGAG GTTCAGAACATATTTAGAACAAGCCTGCAAAAGGATGGACAAGAATTGAATTCTTTGCTAACCACACCGCATCTTCAA GCGCTGATGCTGGCCCATGACAGGGTAGCAGAGCAGGAGATGCAGCCCCAGACAGTGGCAGAAATGCCCCAGGACTGCACGTACCAGACCATGACTCAATACGGAGGGGAGATGGTGAAGATTGTCCGCATTGAAAAGGCCCGCGATGTACCACTG GGAGCCACGGTGAGGAATGATGTGGACTCTGTGATCATTAGTCGGATAGTGAAGGGAGGGACAGCTGAGAAGAGTGGCCTGCTACATGAGGGAGACGAGGTCTTGGAAATCAACGGCATTGAGATCCGGGGGAAGGACGTCAACGAGGTCTTTGACATATTG gCGGATATGCACGGTACGCTGACTTTCGTCCTCATTCCCAGCCAGCAGAATAAAGCTCCTCCAGCCAGGGAGACTGTG GTCCATGTCAAATCTCATTTTGACTACGACCCCTCTGATGACCCATACGTGCCATGCCGGGAGCTTGGGCTGTCCTTCCAGAAGGGGGACATCCTGCACATCATCAGCCAGGAAGACCCCAACTGGTGGCAGGCCTACAGGGACGGAGACGAGGACAACCAGCCTCTCGCTGGCCTGGTTCCAG GGAAAAGTTTCCAGCAGCAGAGAGAAGCCATGAAGCAAACCATAGAGGAAGACAAGGAACCTGAGAAGTCAG GTAAACTATGGTGTGCgaagaagaacaaaaagaaaaggaaaaaggtTTTGTACAACTGCAATAAAAATGATG ATTTAGACAATGAGGAGATCCTGACTTATGAGGAGATGGCTCTCTATCACCAGCCAGCCAATAGGAAACGGCCGATAGCCCTCATTGGCCCTCCTAACTGTGGCCAGAACGAGCTCCGACAAAGGCTGATGAGCAATGAAGCCGACCGGTTCGCAGCTGCTGTTCCAC ATACGACGCGGAACAGGCGTGATAATGAAGTCAATGGTCGGGACTATCATTTCGTTTCACGGCAGGTCTTTGAAACCGACGTGGCTGCGGGGAAGTTCATTGAATCGGGAGAGTTTGAGAAGAACCTGTATGGCTCCAGCACTGACTCTGTGCGTCAGGTCATTAACTCCAGCAAGATCTGCCTGCTGAACCTGCACACACAG TCTCTGAAGGTTCTACGCAGCTCAGACCTCAAGCCATACATTATCTTCATCGCACCTCCATCACAAGAAAGGCTGCGTGCACTGCTGACTAAAGAGGGGAAGAACCCAAAG CCGGATGAGCTGAGAGACATCATCGAGAAGGCACGGGAGATGGAGCAGAACTACGGGCACTACTTCGACGCGGCCATCGTGAACACGGATCAGGACAAGGCGTACCAGGAGCTGCTGCGGCTCATCAACAAGCTGGACACAGAGCCCCAGTGGGTGCCCTCCTCCTGGCTGCGCTAG
- the LOC121324418 gene encoding MAGUK p55 subfamily member 5-like isoform X2: MNGHMKEDSNTEVKNAELSEPLRHREMAVDCPEELGCRTIPVRRSAQLERIRQQQEDMRRRREEEERKQELDVNASMRLKKLSQNPKIGIDNPTFDPVEGYVPEGPSNLAKVLELDDLLSSLKQIQHSLADSQSQEDISVVLQLVQNADFQNAFRVHNSVAVNMSKASPPYPLAANAQDLSQEVQNIFRTSLQKDGQELNSLLTTPHLQALMLAHDRVAEQEMQPQTVAEMPQDCTYQTMTQYGGEMVKIVRIEKARDVPLGATVRNDVDSVIISRIVKGGTAEKSGLLHEGDEVLEINGIEIRGKDVNEVFDILADMHGTLTFVLIPSQQNKAPPARETVVHVKSHFDYDPSDDPYVPCRELGLSFQKGDILHIISQEDPNWWQAYRDGDEDNQPLAGLVPGKSFQQQREAMKQTIEEDKEPEKSGKLWCAKKNKKKRKKVLYNCNKNDDLDNEEILTYEEMALYHQPANRKRPIALIGPPNCGQNELRQRLMSNEADRFAAAVPHTTRNRRDNEVNGRDYHFVSRQVFETDVAAGKFIESGEFEKNLYGSSTDSVRQVINSSKICLLNLHTQSLKVLRSSDLKPYIIFIAPPSQERLRALLTKEGKNPKPDELRDIIEKAREMEQNYGHYFDAAIVNTDQDKAYQELLRLINKLDTEPQWVPSSWLR, from the exons ATGAACGGGCACATGAAGGAGGACTCTAACACAGAGGTGAAGAACGCGGAGCTGAGTGAACCCCTGCGGCACCGCGAGATGGCGGTGGACTGTCCAGAGGAGCTGGGCTGCAGGACCATCCCTGTGAGGCGCAGCGCCCAGCTCGAGAGGATCCGCCAGCAGCAAGAAGACATGCGGAGGAGGCGCGAGGAGGAGGAGCGCAAACAGGAGCTGGACGTCAATGCCTCAATGAGGCTCAAGAAGCTGTCCCAGAACCCCAAGATCGGCATCGACAACCCCACCTTCGACCCTGTCGAGGGATATGTACCCGAGGGGCCCAGCAACCTGGCCAAGGTCTTGG AGCTAGATGACCTCCTGTCTTCGCTGAAGCAGATCCAGCATAGTCTGGCGGACTCTCAGAGCCAGGAAGATATCTCTGTCGTCTTGCAGCTTGTCCAAAATGCAGATTTTCAGAATGCCTTCAGGGTGCACAATTCGGTGGCAGTCAACATGAGCAAAGCCAGCCCTCCCTACCCGCTGGCGGCCAATGCACAAGATTTATCCCAGGAG GTTCAGAACATATTTAGAACAAGCCTGCAAAAGGATGGACAAGAATTGAATTCTTTGCTAACCACACCGCATCTTCAA GCGCTGATGCTGGCCCATGACAGGGTAGCAGAGCAGGAGATGCAGCCCCAGACAGTGGCAGAAATGCCCCAGGACTGCACGTACCAGACCATGACTCAATACGGAGGGGAGATGGTGAAGATTGTCCGCATTGAAAAGGCCCGCGATGTACCACTG GGAGCCACGGTGAGGAATGATGTGGACTCTGTGATCATTAGTCGGATAGTGAAGGGAGGGACAGCTGAGAAGAGTGGCCTGCTACATGAGGGAGACGAGGTCTTGGAAATCAACGGCATTGAGATCCGGGGGAAGGACGTCAACGAGGTCTTTGACATATTG gCGGATATGCACGGTACGCTGACTTTCGTCCTCATTCCCAGCCAGCAGAATAAAGCTCCTCCAGCCAGGGAGACTGTG GTCCATGTCAAATCTCATTTTGACTACGACCCCTCTGATGACCCATACGTGCCATGCCGGGAGCTTGGGCTGTCCTTCCAGAAGGGGGACATCCTGCACATCATCAGCCAGGAAGACCCCAACTGGTGGCAGGCCTACAGGGACGGAGACGAGGACAACCAGCCTCTCGCTGGCCTGGTTCCAG GGAAAAGTTTCCAGCAGCAGAGAGAAGCCATGAAGCAAACCATAGAGGAAGACAAGGAACCTGAGAAGTCAG GTAAACTATGGTGTGCgaagaagaacaaaaagaaaaggaaaaaggtTTTGTACAACTGCAATAAAAATGATG ATTTAGACAATGAGGAGATCCTGACTTATGAGGAGATGGCTCTCTATCACCAGCCAGCCAATAGGAAACGGCCGATAGCCCTCATTGGCCCTCCTAACTGTGGCCAGAACGAGCTCCGACAAAGGCTGATGAGCAATGAAGCCGACCGGTTCGCAGCTGCTGTTCCAC ATACGACGCGGAACAGGCGTGATAATGAAGTCAATGGTCGGGACTATCATTTCGTTTCACGGCAGGTCTTTGAAACCGACGTGGCTGCGGGGAAGTTCATTGAATCGGGAGAGTTTGAGAAGAACCTGTATGGCTCCAGCACTGACTCTGTGCGTCAGGTCATTAACTCCAGCAAGATCTGCCTGCTGAACCTGCACACACAG TCTCTGAAGGTTCTACGCAGCTCAGACCTCAAGCCATACATTATCTTCATCGCACCTCCATCACAAGAAAGGCTGCGTGCACTGCTGACTAAAGAGGGGAAGAACCCAAAG CCGGATGAGCTGAGAGACATCATCGAGAAGGCACGGGAGATGGAGCAGAACTACGGGCACTACTTCGACGCGGCCATCGTGAACACGGATCAGGACAAGGCGTACCAGGAGCTGCTGCGGCTCATCAACAAGCTGGACACAGAGCCCCAGTGG GTGCCCTCCTCCTGGCTGCGCTAG